The DNA region AACGTGATGGCCGAGACGAGCGGCAGGAGCATGACCACACGCGACCATTGAAAGGCGCTGCCGACGAGCGTGGCCGCGAGGCCCTCACAAATGCCGACAAGCGCCGTGGCGTAGGCCGCGGTCAGCCACGGCACGCTCGTGCGCATCCACTGGACGGTGATGGACCAGATGAGGTCTGCCGCGACCGCTGCGAGCAGGACGAGGACGCCTCGCGTCCGGCCGGTGTGCCGGGCATCGCGGAGGGCATCGTTGAAGTCGGCCGCCATGCTGTCGGCAAACGTCGAGTGGAAGGCGGGGGGATAGACCGCTGTCATCCAGCGATACGCCCGGACTGGCCAGGGATAGATGACGGCGGCGCGTGGAGACGTCATGCGCGTCTGGGCCTCAAGTGCACGCGCGCGGCCTTCACCAGGTCTTCCATGCGCTGGACATCGGCCTGAATCGCCGTGCGGCCTTCACGATTGAGCCGGTAATACCGCCGCCGCGCATCCGCCTCATCGTCGGGGGGATCGATTTCGTCCACCCAGCCGAGGTCGAGCAGGCGCTGCAGCGTGCCATACAGCGTGCCGGCCTGCATGGTCATGCGGCCATCGGTGCGCTGCCGGATGTCCTTGAGGATGGCGTAGCCGTGGCGGTCGCCGCCCGTGAGTGCGAGCAGCACGTGAAACACCGCCGGTGTGAGCGGGGGAATATCGTCGGGCATATCAGCGTGCGACATGTATACCTGCTACGTGTATAGTTGTCAACGTCATGGTGAGGATCGCGATGATGACGGGCGTCGCGCTGCTCATGGCCGGAGTGGCTGCAGGCTGCTGGCCCCGCGAAAATGTTTTGGCGCGCAGCCGCGCGCTGGTGGTCACGCGCACCTACGACCAGCGGGGGCCGCGGGTGTTTGTGGAGACGCGGGCCGGTCGCGTGCGTGACGCCGTGGGGCAAGTGCTGTCGGTCCCGATGCTGCTGGGTGCCGATGGGGTACTGGGCGCGGTCGGGGCCGGAGTACATCACGCGTGAACGGCTGCAGGATACGAGGGTGCTGGTGATCGATCGACTGCCTGAACAACTGGGCAACCGGCGCACAATCACGCTGGTGTCGCGGTGGATCGAGTCCGGCGGCTCAATGATGGTGCTGATGGCCGGCCAGGGGCCGGAGGTACGAACGGAGCGTGGCCTGGGACGAGTGGCGGTAATCGACCCTTCGGCGTTTGCCGCGCCGGACTTTGTTGCGCGTCTGCAGGCGGCCATGCATTGGCTCGCCAGATTCACTGATTCCCGATAAAATCAGTCGGATGAAGAGGACGAACACGGTCAAGGTCTGCCTGATCGCGGCCGGCGTTGCGGTCGTGGTCGGATGCGCCGGTCAGGTATCGGCGCAGGTGCCGCCGGCACCGCCGGTACAGGTCGTGCAGCCTGGCGCGCCCGGGAAGCCGAGCCGCGAACTGAGCGAGTCTGAGCGGCCCAAAGCGGTGGCCTCAAAACACTCGCCCGCGGATACCAAGTTCATGCAGGGAATGATCGGTCACCACGCACAGGCGGTGGAGATGGTGGACTTGCTCAAGACGCGCACCGATCGCGAGGACATGCGCATGTTAGGGAAGCGCATCGAGGTGTCGCAGAACGACGAGATCAAGATGATGCGGCTGTGGCTGCAGACGCGCGGCGAGTCCATCCCGAGCGAACACGCGCATCACATGCCAGGCGGGATGATGCCGGGGATGTTGACGCCGGAGGAAATGGAAAAACTTCGCGCGGCGAAGGGCGCGGAGTTCGATCGGTTGTTTCTTGAAGGCATGATCAGGCATCACGGCGGTGCCCTGGTCATGGTGCAGGAACTGCAGTCGTCTCCGGGCGCGATGCAGGAAGCCGAGATTCATGATTTTGCAACACACGTGGACGCTGACCAGCGGATGGAAATTCTCCGCATGAACACCATGCTGAAGGGCATCAAGAAATGAAGAAGCAGTCGATCTGGATTGGATGTGTGGTGGCGGGCCTGTTTGTGTGGGCCGCCGAGGGTGGAGCGCAGCAGGTGCAGCAACCGGGGCAGGACCCGCGCGTGGGCCTGAAGGCCGGTGCGACCGATGCGGGCGTGGCGGCGCGCAACATGGAATTGGTGGCGACTCTGCCCAAGCCTCCGGGCTTTGGTGACGCGACCGGCACAGGTGGCCTGGCCTTCGCGAACTCGGACATCGCCTTCAAGGGCGGCAACATGTTCATCGGCAGCTTTGCCGGGTTCAATTTTTACGACATCGAAGACCCGCGCAAGATTCGGCTGCGGACGTCGGTGCCGTGCCCGGGTGGCCAGGGTGACCTGTCGGTGTTTGGCAACCTGCTCTTCATGTCGGTTGAGCAGGGCAACGGCCGCGTGGATTGCGGCACGCAGGGCGTGACCGGCGCGCCGAATGCCCCGAGCCCGGAGCGCTTCCGCGGCGTGCGCATCTTCGACATCACTGACCTCAACAAGCCCGTGCAGGTGGCCGCCGTGCAGACGTGCCGCGGCTCACACACGCACTCGCTGGTGCCGAATCCGAAAGACCCGTCGATGATTTACGTATACGGGTCGGGCACCGGCGGCGTGCGGTCGGACAAGGAACTGGAGGGGTGCTCGTCTGGCGATCCGAACGCCGACCCGAATACGGCGCTCTTCAGCATCGATGTCATCGCGGTGCCGGTCAAGAACCCCTCGGCGGCGAAAATCGTCAACCGTCCCCGCATATTTGCCGACACGCAGACGGGCGCGATCGCCGGACTGTGGCCGGGCGGCGCGCACGGCGAAGGCACGCAGCGTACGTCCACCACGAACCAGTGCCACGACATCACGGTGTATCCCGAACTGGGTCTGGCCGCCGGCGCGTGCTCGGGTAACGGCATCCTGCTCGACATTTCGGACCCCGTGAATCCGAAGCGCCTCAGCGAAGTTTCGGACATCAACTTCGCCTACTGGCACTCGGCCACGTTCAACAACGACGGCACCAAGGTCATCTTCACCGACGAGTGGGGCGGCGGCACATCACCCCGTTGCCGCGAGACCGACCTGCCGAGCTGGGGCGCCAACGCCATCTTCGAAATTCGCGACAAGAAGATGATCTTCCGCAGCTACTACAAGCTGCCCGCGGCGCAGACGGACTTTGAGAACTGCGTGGCGCACAACGGCTCGCTCATCCCGGTGCCCGGCCGCGACATCAAAGCGCAGGCCTGGTACCAGGGCGGCGTGTCGGTGTTTGACTTCACCGACGCCACCCGCCCAGTCGAGATTGCGTTCTTCGACCGCGGTCCCGTCTTCGCCGACAAACTCGTGACGGCCGGCTATTGGTCCACGTATTGGTACAACGGTTTCATCTACGGGTCGGAAATCGCGCGTGGCGTGGACGTGTTTGAACTCAAGCCGAGCGAATTCCTCTCCGAGAATGAGATTGCCGCGGCGAAGCTCATGCAGATGAACGAGTTCAATGCGCAGTCACAGCCCAAGATGGGCTGGCCGCAGGTGCCGGTGGTGGCGCGCGCCTACATGGATCAGCTGACGCGCAGCAAGAGCCTGAAGGCCGAACAGGCCACCGCGCTCAACACTGCGCTGACAGCTGTCGAGCGCGCCAGCGCGGCCGACCGCGCCGCCGCGGTTGCCGCACTTGAAGCGCTGCTGCCTGCGCTCGAAAAGCAGGGTGGCTCCGCGAACCCCATCGACGCCGCGAGATATCGCGCGATGGTGGCCACACTTCGCGGCATCGCCGCGAAGTAGGGAAAGGGGACGGGTCTCGATCTGTGGAAAACTCCGACGGCGAAAACGACCTCTGAGGTCACCTACCTCAGAGGTCGTTTTCGGCCCCGGAGTTTTCCACAGATCGAGACCCGTCCCCCTATTGTCCCGAATGCTCGACTAGTCTTCCGACATCAACTCCCGCTTCGCGGCGGCGAGTTCCTTTTTCTGCGCCGCGCTCAGCATCGGATAGTCCAGCGTCAGCCCCTCCATCGTCTCCGTGATGATCGAGGCGACGACCGCGCGCATGAACCATTTGTTGTCGGCCGGGATGATGTGCCACGGCGCCCAGACGGTGCTCGTGTGCCTGAAGACGTCTTCATACGCCTTCATGTAGTCCTTCCAGAAGCCGCGCTCGTGCACGTCGCCCGCTGAGAACTTCCAGTTCTTGGCCGGGTCTTCGATGCGATCCAGGAAGCGCTGTTTCTGCTCCTTGCGCGACACGTTCAGGAAGAACTTCAGCACCACCGTGCCGTTTTCGACGAGGTAGCGTTCGAAGTCGTTGATGTGCGCGAATCGCTCCTGCCAGATGTTTTTGTCCTGCTCCATGTGTTCGGGCATCTGCTGCCCCTGCAGGATTGCCGGGTGAACACGCGCGATCACCACTTCTTCGTAGTGCGAGCGATTGTGAATGCCAATGCGACCGCGCTCGGGCACGGCTTTCATGGATCGCCAGAGATACGCATGGTCGCGTTCCTCCGCTGAGGGCGCCTTGAAGCTGAAGACCTGACAGCCCTGCGGATTGATCCCAGACATCACGTGGCGGATTGTGCCGTCCTTGCCGGCCGCATCCATCGCCTGAAAGATGATGAGGATGGAGTACGTGTTCTGCGCGTACAGGCGGTCCTGCATTTTCGAGAGCTGACGCACGCCTTCTTTAAGCAGTTCCTGGGCATGCCCCTCGTCCTTGAGGCCGCCGGTCCAGTCCGCAGGATGGTCTTTGAGGCGAAAGCCCTTGCCGTTGGCAATCGTGAGTCGCTTGGTGATCTTGCGCAGGTTCTTCATCCAGCTATCTTACGGCCGGATGATGAGGGCCACTTCGCGCATCGCCTTGTTCGTGCCGTCGGTGACCGCCACCTGCAGGCGGTAGGCGCCGGGTGCCAACTGGTTGAGCGGCAGAGAGATGTCGAGTGACGGCTGGGTGCCCGCGTCGAGCAGGCGATCGAATGTCACCTTCACCGTGCCAACAGGAGCCAGGGCCGAGATGGTGGCGGTCAGCGGTGAAGCGGTGCGCTGCACGGCTTTGAAGTACAGGCGCAACGTATCTTTGGAGACAAACGTCCGGTCGAGCGTGGGATCGAAGGGCAGGAGGGGAGCAGGCGGCTGCAACTGCGCCGCCGGCACGGCTCGTCCGGTCGCTGCGACGGTCGGTTTCTTCGGCGCATCGCGCGCGATGGGCACGTGAGGGCCGTCGGCGTAAGCAATGACGAGATCCGTCAATGACAACGCCGCCTTCGAGAAGTCCGGGACCTCGAATGACAGATAGACCGAGCCGCCGGCCGCGAGTTTGTCGCTGGTGGCTGAGGCGCGCAGCTGGTACTGGCCAGGCGGCAGCTGAAGTTCCGAGATGATCTCGTACGTCACCTTGTCCGGGACGACCGCCAGCCCTGGACGTGGGCGCAGCGCAACCTTGGCGCCAGATCCCGTCCGTTCGCGGATCTTTGCCCCCTTGAGGTCCACGGCGTAGAGGCCGTACCGGATGTCGTCGAGGAGCCGGTCGGTGTCGGCCATCCGCATCGACTGGGTCGGCGCCGTCAGCTCGAGCGCGACGATGACCTTCGCCACTCTCGATGCGGCCGGGCCGGTGTTCGGAGCCGGCAGGGGAATGGCGTGCAGGCGCAGCGGCAAGTCGTTTTTGGGGAGCGCGCCGCCAACGAGACGCGACAGTTCGTCAGTCGGTTTGGGCGGTGCCGGCGCTCCGTCCACCTGATAGCCCTGCCGATAGCGCAGCGTCAGGTCCGGCCGGCCCTTCACCTCGATCTCGATCGGCCGGTACCCCTTGCGCTGCATCTCGACCGGATAGAAGCCGAGCAGGTAGTAGTTGTCGAGGTCGCCGATGATCTGCGAGATGCCACCGGTGAAATCGTCGGTGTTGACCACCGCGAAGCCACCGGTTTCCTCCGAGAAGGTGGCCAGCCCACGCTGCCCCTGTCGAACAAAGGCCTTCCACGCCGGCAGCGATCCACCCAGACAGGGGTCGTCACCAAAGCCAGCCCCCACTCCAACTCCAAGGCATTCCTGCATGAGTTCCTGCGAGGTCACCTCACCACGCGGGTCGATGGCGTACGTGGCCACGTTACCGCGCCGCATGGCATTCATAGTGTTCAGCAACTGGTAGTCGAAATCCGGTGCGGCTTTGTTTGTGTATTCGTTGTTGCCGCTGTAGTAGCCACCCGAGTCGACGATGTCCGGAATCTGTTCGCCGCCATCGAAGATCCCGGTGATGTCCTTTGCCAGGCTCTCGGAGATCAGGATGAAGGCTTTGCGGCGTTTGTCGCCGCCGCCGAGAATGCGGGCGGCATCTTCCATCGACCGGAACAAACTGCGATGGGCGTTCAGATCCTGGATATCGCAGTCTCGCTGGCGTGGCTCGCACACCTCAGACGGACGTCTTGCGGGTCGGCGCCCATGAAATCTGTCGATCGCCGTCAGGAGCCGCGACCGGTCGTCTGTCACTTCAACCCCGTGTTCACCGCCGGTCTGAATCAGCGCCATCGCCGACTCGGGCCCCAAGTCGTTGACCACCTTCCGCGCGATGTCCTTCACCGTATCCGTGCGGCCGCGCCACACGTGCAGGTCGTCGAGCACCATCACGACCAGCCGACCAGCCTTCGCGCTCGTGTTGCTCGCCACGTCCACGCGAGTCTCTGGCGGCAGGCGAGGCAGTTCACTGGTGCGCTCAATCTCACGCTGCACTTCGGTGAACGTCTCAATCGCCTGCGGCTTTTTCCGGTCCTTGAGAATGAAGTCGTCTTTCGTCAGGCCGTGAACACGCTGACCCGCCTTGTCCACCACCACCACGTCGATCTCGACGAGCTCGGTCGCCGTGCGGAAGACCGGCGGCCGCTGGCCGGGCTGCTGGTGGCCATGGACCACCGGGGCGGGGGCCGTGACTGCAGCCGCCAGCAACAGTGCCACGAGCGTGCGCACGTCGGCCACCTGGCTACCCGCCCTGTGGTTTCACGACGAGCGCCACTTCGCGCATCGCCTCGTTGGTGCCGTCGCTCACGACCACCTGCAGCCGGTAGGGCCCGGGTGTCAGTTGCGACAACGGCAGCGAAACGTCGAGCGAGGGCTGGGTGCCCGTTTCGAGGACGCGGTCAAACGTCACCACCACCGTGCCGTCGGGCGCCAGGGCCGAGATCGTGGCAGTCAGCGGTCTGGCGTTGCGCTGGACAGCCTTGAAGTACAAACGCAGAGTGTCACGCGCGACAAACGCCCGGTCGAGCGTCGGGTCGAAGGGAATCGTCAGCGCCGGCACTGGCAGCGTCGGAGGCACGACAGGCGACGGCCGTGATGTCCCCGGCAGCGCGCCTCGCGACACCACTTCCACGCTCGTCGTCTGAATCGTGACCGGCGGCAGGTCGCGCGCGATCGGGACGTGCGGCCCGTCGGCGTACGCAATCGCCAGATCCGTCACCTGCAGCTCGTCCTTCGAAAAGTCAGGCACATCGAAGGACAGGTAGACCGACCCACCTGCATTCAGCTTCTTGCTGGTGGCCGATGCGCGCAACTGGTATTGGCCCGGCGGCAGCGGCATCTCAGAAATGATTTCGTACGTGACCTTATCGGGGACGACGACCAGTCCGGGCCGGGGCCGCAGCGTCACCTTGGCGCCTGAGCTTTGCCGTTCGCGCACCTTGGCGCCCTTCATATCAATCGCGTACATCCCGTATTCGATGTCGTCGAGCAGTCGATCCGAGTCGACCTCCTTCATCGAGGTCGTCGGGACGGTGAGTTCCAGCGCGATGACGACACGCGCGTTTTTGCCGGCCGCAGGCCCCGGCGGCATGGGAATCGCCTGCAGGCGAAGCGGGAGGTCGTTCTTGGGAAGCGCGCCGCCGACCAGGCGATTGAGTTCGCTCGTCGGCTTGGGCGGGTCAGGCGCGCCTTCGAGCTGATATCCGCGGCGATACCGAAGCGTCAACTCAGGCCGGCCCTTCACTTCAACATCGATCGGCCGGTAGCCCTTGCCGTTCATGTCGGACGGGTAGAAGCCGAGCAGGTAGTAGTTGTCGAGGTCGGCGATGATCTGCGAGATGCCGCCGGTGAAGTCGTCAGTGTTGACCACCGCGAAGCCGCCGGTTTCTTCAGACACGATCTCAAGTCCGTGCTGGGCCAGTCGCACCCAGGATTTCCAGTCTGACGGGGACCGGCTGACGCCGGTGGGGTCCCCGGCTTCATCGCGAATCGATGCTTCATCTCCGGTACACGGGTCAGCACCAATACCCTTCGCGCCACGGGGCGGCGGAAAGCACTCCTCCATTAATTTCTGGGGGGTGATCTTTCCTCGCGGATCGATCGAATACGTCGCAACGTTGCCGCGCCGCATGGCGTTCATGGTGTTGAGTAGCTGATATTCGAACGCGGGAGCGGCCTGCCACACCGAGTTGCTGACGATCGTGGCGACCTGCTCACCACCGTCAAACAGCCCGCTGATGTCCTTCGCGACGTTCTCCGAGACCAGGATGAACGCCTTGCGGCGCTTGTCGTCGCGCCCAAGGATTTTCGCTGCATCCTCCAGGGCGCGGTAGAGAGAGCGGTTGGCGTTGAGTTCCTGTATTTCGCACCCCGGGTCCAGGTTCGATGCGTCTGCCGTCTCGATTTCACGGGGCTTGCCGATCGGATCGCACACCTCGAGCGGCCGCCGCGTCGGCCGCCGCCCCTTGAACTTGTCGATGGACCCGAGAAGCCGCGACCGGTCATCGGTCACCTCGACTCCGTATTCGCCGCCGGTCTGGATCAGTGACATCGCCGACTCGGGTCCCAGGTCGTTCACGATATTGCGTGCGATGCCTTTCACCGTGTCGGTCCGGCCACGGTAGGTGTGCAGGTCGTCGAGTACCATCACGACCAGTCGGCCTGACTTCGCGCTCGTGTTGCTCGCCACGTCCACGCGCGTCTCTGGGGGCAGCGGAGGCAGTTCCGTGGCGCGCTCAATGGAGCGCTGAACTTCAGTAAACGTTTCGATGGCCTGCGGCTTGTTCCGATCCTTCAGGATGAAGTCGTCTTTCGTCAGGCCGTGAACACGTTGCCCAGCTTTATCGACGACCACCACGTCGATCTCGACCAGTTCGGTCGCCGTTCGAAACACGGGTGGCCGCTGGCTGGGCTGCTGCTGGCCACTGACGGCCACTGCGGCGCCCGCGAGCGCAGCGCCGATCACCAACGTGGCAAGGCCGCGAAGAGAAGTCATCATCTATTAATTAATGTGAGGCCGACACGATTGTAAGCCGGTCTCCGGGGATCAGCTTGTGCCGGTCGGCCGTGCCCGCCGCCAGTTCAATGGCGGCGAAGGCCCTCCAGCTGACCGCAATACGCCAGGGCTTGACGTGCTGCCGGATTTTCACCACCCGACCGTCGCGCCGGGCAAACACGATGTCAATCGGGAAGCGCATGAACCACGTGTGGATGGCATTGCTCGGCGCGATGATCATCGCGAGGCCCTCGGGCATGATGCTCCGGCCGAGCAACCCACGGTTGCGGGTGGCCGAGTCAAAGGCGCCCTCGACGGTTGTCGCGATCGGCGTGCCCAGGCGCTCCACGACGACCGCGTACGCATCGGTGTACGGCCCTTTGAGCAGCGGCTCGAGGAAGTGCGGTCTCCCCACGGAATCAGTCTAGTGGACTTTTCAACAGTGCATTGCGAAAAGTCCACACCAGATTCGGACAGATCTGTACGCGCCATTCCACAGTGTCATTGGTCATGTGCACCAATGTGGCTTCGTACTTGCACAAGTGGAGGGTGACGCAATCGCCTTCCGGCGAAAGCGTCATCGCACAAAAGGAGAACGATCATGACTGCCTTCCTCAAACGTCTGATGACTGACCAGAAGGGCCAGGATCTGATCGAATACGCACTGCTCGGCGGATTCGTCAGTCTGGCGGCGATCGCAGGCGCCACGGCGCTGGGCGTGTCGCTGAATGACTGGTACAACGCTGTCGCCACCACGGTTGACGGCGTCTCGCCCGGCGGCGCGTAAGTCCCATGACTGCCGGGCGGGTCCGCAAGGCCCCGCCCGGCAGGCAGCAGTTCGGTCCTTCCGAATGTGAGTGTTCCCCATGCGTACCTTCGCAGTGCGCTTCTTCAAACAAGACGACGGACAGGATTTGGTTGAGTATGCGCTGCTCACCGCGTTCGTCGGATTGGCGAGTATCGCGGCATTCGACGTGATCGGCAGCGCGCTTCGCGCGACCTACGTCGCCTGGGATTCCGGCATCAACGCGCTGTGGGAGCCCCCGGCGCCCCAAGGGTGACTTATGGGTACCATCGAAGTCGCTGCAATCGTCACCGCACTCCTTGGCTGCGTCACCGATCTGACCTCCCGCCGTATCCCGAATCTGCTCACGCTTGGCGCAGCCGCAGCCGCCCTGGCGTTCCACCTCTTCAGCAACGGCGCCGGCGGGCTCCTGCTTTCACTGTCAGGCTGGATCGTGGCGCTGCTCATCTTCCTGCCGTTCTTCTGGCTGGGCGGGATGGGCGGCGGCGACGTCAAGTTGCTGGCGGCTCTGGGGGCCTGGCTCGGGCCTGGGGCAGCGGTGGTCATCGCCCTGTGGACGGCGCTTGTGGGCGGCGCCATGGCCCTGATCCTCGCCGTCGCGACGGGCTACCTCCTTCACGCGTGGTTGAACCTGCGGACCCTGGCGGGCCACTGGCTCCATACCGGCTTCCGTCCGCATCCGGCAATGACGCTGGACTCGTCCGGTGGGCCCCGCCTGCCTTATGCCTTGCCGATCGCGGCCGGCCTCATGGTGACGTTATGGCTTCGCTGATTCGTCGATTGATGCGATCTGACGCGCGCGGGTCCGAACTGATCGAACTGGCGCTGACGTTGCCCATCCTGCTCTTCATCCTCGCTGGCATTGTGGACTTCGGCCTGCTGTTCCAGCGGTACGAGGTGGTGACCAATGCCGCCCGTGAAGGGGCGCGCGTGGCCGTGTTGCCCAACTACACGGCCGCCGACGCACAGGCGCGGGTCCAGAGTTACCTGACCGCCAGCGGACTCACGGCGCCGGCGGCGGCGCCGACCGTGGTCTACAGCACTGAAGCGCTCACCGGCGGCCGCTCGATTCGGCTTGTGACGGTCAGCGTGACCTATCCCAACGAGTTCCTCTACATCGGGCCGTTTGCCGCGCTGGTCGGCGGCAGCGGGTACGGCACGGTGCACCTGCGGGCGGCATCGTCGATGCGCCTTGAGGCTTCGGCAGGTGGTTCCTGAAGACAACACGTGTGAGGTATCGCCATGAATCGCAGAACTCGGACCTTTCTGGTTGTTGGAATAGCCGGCGCGCTGGCATTGCTGGCGAGTGTCGGTGTCTATCGTGCGGTGCTGCGCGCGTCGGCGCCGACGGCGGCGTCGGGACGCCACCCGGTGACGGTGGCCGCCACCGCCTTGCCTCTGGGCACGATGCTCAAGGCCGGCGACCTGCGGGTGGTGCAGTGGCCCGATGACGTGCCCGTCGCCGGGAGCGTCGCCACCATCGAGAGCATTATTGGACGCGGCGTCGTGGCGCCCTTTGTGGAGGGCGAACCCATCGTCGCCGGGAAGCTGGCGCCGGCCGAGGCGGGCGCGGGCCTGCCCGCGGCCATTCCGCCCGGGATGCGTGCGATGGCAGTCAAGGTCAATGACGTGATTGGCGTTGCGGGTTTCACGGTGCCGGGCACGCACGTTGATGTGGTGGCCACGGTCAACTCCGGCAAAGAAGAAGTGTCGCGCGTTGTCCTGAGCGACGTCCAGGTGCTGACCGCCGGCACGAACCAGGATCAGAGCAAGGCCAACGATCCGATCCGGACCACCGTCGTGACGTTGCTCGTCACTCCCGAGGATTCCGAGCGCCTGGCCCTCGCGATGAACGAAGGGCGGATCTCTCTGGCGTTGCG from Acidobacteriota bacterium includes:
- a CDS encoding DUF192 domain-containing protein produces the protein MGRPHFLEPLLKGPYTDAYAVVVERLGTPIATTVEGAFDSATRNRGLLGRSIMPEGLAMIIAPSNAIHTWFMRFPIDIVFARRDGRVVKIRQHVKPWRIAVSWRAFAAIELAAGTADRHKLIPGDRLTIVSASH
- a CDS encoding DUF305 domain-containing protein, whose amino-acid sequence is MKRTNTVKVCLIAAGVAVVVGCAGQVSAQVPPAPPVQVVQPGAPGKPSRELSESERPKAVASKHSPADTKFMQGMIGHHAQAVEMVDLLKTRTDREDMRMLGKRIEVSQNDEIKMMRLWLQTRGESIPSEHAHHMPGGMMPGMLTPEEMEKLRAAKGAEFDRLFLEGMIRHHGGALVMVQELQSSPGAMQEAEIHDFATHVDADQRMEILRMNTMLKGIKK
- a CDS encoding Flp family type IVb pilin codes for the protein MTAFLKRLMTDQKGQDLIEYALLGGFVSLAAIAGATALGVSLNDWYNAVATTVDGVSPGGA
- a CDS encoding helix-turn-helix transcriptional regulator, which codes for MSHADMPDDIPPLTPAVFHVLLALTGGDRHGYAILKDIRQRTDGRMTMQAGTLYGTLQRLLDLGWVDEIDPPDDEADARRRYYRLNREGRTAIQADVQRMEDLVKAARVHLRPRRA
- a CDS encoding prepilin peptidase; its protein translation is MGTIEVAAIVTALLGCVTDLTSRRIPNLLTLGAAAAALAFHLFSNGAGGLLLSLSGWIVALLIFLPFFWLGGMGGGDVKLLAALGAWLGPGAAVVIALWTALVGGAMALILAVATGYLLHAWLNLRTLAGHWLHTGFRPHPAMTLDSSGGPRLPYALPIAAGLMVTLWLR
- a CDS encoding polyphosphate kinase 2 family protein, yielding MKNLRKITKRLTIANGKGFRLKDHPADWTGGLKDEGHAQELLKEGVRQLSKMQDRLYAQNTYSILIIFQAMDAAGKDGTIRHVMSGINPQGCQVFSFKAPSAEERDHAYLWRSMKAVPERGRIGIHNRSHYEEVVIARVHPAILQGQQMPEHMEQDKNIWQERFAHINDFERYLVENGTVVLKFFLNVSRKEQKQRFLDRIEDPAKNWKFSAGDVHERGFWKDYMKAYEDVFRHTSTVWAPWHIIPADNKWFMRAVVASIITETMEGLTLDYPMLSAAQKKELAAAKRELMSED
- a CDS encoding VWA domain-containing protein, which gives rise to MMTSLRGLATLVIGAALAGAAVAVSGQQQPSQRPPVFRTATELVEIDVVVVDKAGQRVHGLTKDDFILKDRNKPQAIETFTEVQRSIERATELPPLPPETRVDVASNTSAKSGRLVVMVLDDLHTYRGRTDTVKGIARNIVNDLGPESAMSLIQTGGEYGVEVTDDRSRLLGSIDKFKGRRPTRRPLEVCDPIGKPREIETADASNLDPGCEIQELNANRSLYRALEDAAKILGRDDKRRKAFILVSENVAKDISGLFDGGEQVATIVSNSVWQAAPAFEYQLLNTMNAMRRGNVATYSIDPRGKITPQKLMEECFPPPRGAKGIGADPCTGDEASIRDEAGDPTGVSRSPSDWKSWVRLAQHGLEIVSEETGGFAVVNTDDFTGGISQIIADLDNYYLLGFYPSDMNGKGYRPIDVEVKGRPELTLRYRRGYQLEGAPDPPKPTSELNRLVGGALPKNDLPLRLQAIPMPPGPAAGKNARVVIALELTVPTTSMKEVDSDRLLDDIEYGMYAIDMKGAKVRERQSSGAKVTLRPRPGLVVVPDKVTYEIISEMPLPPGQYQLRASATSKKLNAGGSVYLSFDVPDFSKDELQVTDLAIAYADGPHVPIARDLPPVTIQTTSVEVVSRGALPGTSRPSPVVPPTLPVPALTIPFDPTLDRAFVARDTLRLYFKAVQRNARPLTATISALAPDGTVVVTFDRVLETGTQPSLDVSLPLSQLTPGPYRLQVVVSDGTNEAMREVALVVKPQGG
- a CDS encoding VWA domain-containing protein, whose amino-acid sequence is MADVRTLVALLLAAAVTAPAPVVHGHQQPGQRPPVFRTATELVEIDVVVVDKAGQRVHGLTKDDFILKDRKKPQAIETFTEVQREIERTSELPRLPPETRVDVASNTSAKAGRLVVMVLDDLHVWRGRTDTVKDIARKVVNDLGPESAMALIQTGGEHGVEVTDDRSRLLTAIDRFHGRRPARRPSEVCEPRQRDCDIQDLNAHRSLFRSMEDAARILGGGDKRRKAFILISESLAKDITGIFDGGEQIPDIVDSGGYYSGNNEYTNKAAPDFDYQLLNTMNAMRRGNVATYAIDPRGEVTSQELMQECLGVGVGAGFGDDPCLGGSLPAWKAFVRQGQRGLATFSEETGGFAVVNTDDFTGGISQIIGDLDNYYLLGFYPVEMQRKGYRPIEIEVKGRPDLTLRYRQGYQVDGAPAPPKPTDELSRLVGGALPKNDLPLRLHAIPLPAPNTGPAASRVAKVIVALELTAPTQSMRMADTDRLLDDIRYGLYAVDLKGAKIRERTGSGAKVALRPRPGLAVVPDKVTYEIISELQLPPGQYQLRASATSDKLAAGGSVYLSFEVPDFSKAALSLTDLVIAYADGPHVPIARDAPKKPTVAATGRAVPAAQLQPPAPLLPFDPTLDRTFVSKDTLRLYFKAVQRTASPLTATISALAPVGTVKVTFDRLLDAGTQPSLDISLPLNQLAPGAYRLQVAVTDGTNKAMREVALIIRP
- the cpaB gene encoding Flp pilus assembly protein CpaB, whose protein sequence is MNRRTRTFLVVGIAGALALLASVGVYRAVLRASAPTAASGRHPVTVAATALPLGTMLKAGDLRVVQWPDDVPVAGSVATIESIIGRGVVAPFVEGEPIVAGKLAPAEAGAGLPAAIPPGMRAMAVKVNDVIGVAGFTVPGTHVDVVATVNSGKEEVSRVVLSDVQVLTAGTNQDQSKANDPIRTTVVTLLVTPEDSERLALAMNEGRISLALRNPLDLVQSQTPGARMSNLVTMAAAPAPAVRTMANRPTVVAPPPPPPPPPPKPYTVEVIRGAKRTEEIIK
- a CDS encoding pilus assembly protein codes for the protein MRSDARGSELIELALTLPILLFILAGIVDFGLLFQRYEVVTNAAREGARVAVLPNYTAADAQARVQSYLTASGLTAPAAAPTVVYSTEALTGGRSIRLVTVSVTYPNEFLYIGPFAALVGGSGYGTVHLRAASSMRLEASAGGS